The following are encoded in a window of Gossypium raimondii isolate GPD5lz chromosome 13, ASM2569854v1, whole genome shotgun sequence genomic DNA:
- the LOC105784259 gene encoding protein SOB FIVE-LIKE 3 — MEASHILTSFETEEQSSRESGWTMYIGSSIHENDYNTYEQESHHKNRQCPNGYNEDESDDSMASDASSGPSHHKFPPSGEQNSGMNHFTHGSIVKSISTEKLQKQVIKRDQRRNRHGKGKLKLKTISAPSRVQRGYISKDDEAGRIGVSQISQSYLEMCDEC, encoded by the coding sequence ATGGAGGCTTCTCATATCCTCACAAGCTTTGAAACTGAAGAACAAAGCAGCAGAGAGTCTGGTTGGACCATGTATATTGGCTCCTCCATCCATGAAAATGATTATAATACTTACGAGCAGGAAAGCCATCACAAGAACCGCCAGTGTCCCAATGGCTACAATGAAGATGAGAGCGATGATTCAATGGCTTCTGACGCCTCTTCTGGGCCAAGCCACCACAAGTTTCCACCGAGCGGTGAGCAGAATTCGGGGATGAACCATTTCACGCATGGAAGTATTGTTAAGTCCATCTCAACGGAGAAACTTCAGAAACAGGTGATTAAAAGGGACCAAAGAAGAAACAGACATGGGAAGGGAAAGTTAAAGCTTAAGACAATTAGTGCTCCTAGTCGTGTTCAAAGGGGATACATAAGCAAAGATGATGAAGCAGGAAGAATTGGTGTGTCTCAAATTTCCCAGTCATATTTAGAGATGTGTGATGAATGTTGA